Proteins encoded within one genomic window of Borrelia parkeri:
- the gyrB gene encoding DNA topoisomerase (ATP-hydrolyzing) subunit B: protein MSYVASNIQVLKGLEAVRKRPGMYIGSVSINGLHHLVYEVVDNSIDEALAGFCDKIEVVINSDNSVTVNDNGRGIPTDIHEEEGISALELVLTKLHSGGKFNKGTYKVSGGLHGVGISVVNALSSFLEVVVSRDGNFFKQTYSRGIPTSGVEIVGVSSNRGTKVTFLADSEIFETLEYDFETLSKRLRELAFLNDKIRISIEDKRLGKERFLEFYFEGGIKAFVDFITNNSKTIQSESYFIEGTCDDVIVSVGLKWTEGYSDNILSFVNNINTREGGTHVAGFKSGFLKAMSEAFKDSKVSKKDVPNLTLDDFKEGLTAVISIKVPEPQFEGQTKGKLGNSYIKKIVETIVHNELLKVIGDNLLEVDIILNKAIRAARAREAARKARESERKKSAFESLALPGKLADCASKNPVEREIYIVEGDSAGGSAKMGRDRFYQAILPLWGKMLNVEKTREDKVITNDKLIPIIASLGAGVGKNFYIEKLRYHKIIIMADADVDGSHIRTLLLTFFFRYMRELIDNGHVYIAMPPLYKIKYENSVHYFYDDSEKEIFLSSIETGKRDKISLQRYKGLGEMNPTQLWETTMNPATRKMKLIEIDDAIQAENIFVTLMGDDVEPRREFIEQNALDVVNLDV from the coding sequence ATGAGTTATGTTGCTAGTAATATTCAAGTGTTAAAGGGCCTTGAAGCTGTTAGAAAAAGGCCTGGTATGTATATTGGATCCGTTTCAATTAATGGATTGCATCACTTGGTTTATGAAGTGGTTGACAATAGTATTGATGAGGCTTTAGCGGGTTTTTGCGATAAAATAGAAGTTGTTATAAATTCAGATAATTCTGTAACAGTCAATGATAATGGTAGAGGAATTCCTACAGATATTCATGAGGAGGAAGGAATTAGTGCTCTTGAACTTGTTTTGACTAAGCTACATTCTGGAGGAAAATTTAATAAAGGTACTTATAAAGTTTCTGGTGGACTTCATGGGGTTGGGATTTCGGTTGTTAATGCTTTATCATCTTTTTTAGAAGTTGTTGTGAGCAGAGATGGAAATTTTTTTAAGCAGACTTATTCCAGAGGTATTCCAACATCTGGGGTTGAGATTGTTGGGGTAAGTTCTAATAGGGGTACTAAGGTTACTTTTTTAGCTGATTCTGAGATTTTTGAAACCTTGGAGTATGATTTTGAAACTTTATCAAAGAGATTGAGGGAACTTGCATTTTTAAATGATAAGATACGAATTTCAATTGAAGATAAGAGATTGGGAAAAGAGAGATTTTTAGAATTTTATTTTGAAGGTGGAATAAAAGCTTTTGTAGATTTTATAACAAATAATAGCAAAACTATTCAAAGTGAGTCCTATTTTATTGAAGGAACTTGTGATGATGTTATTGTTAGTGTTGGACTTAAGTGGACTGAAGGGTATTCTGATAATATTTTATCGTTTGTAAACAATATTAATACTAGAGAAGGAGGAACTCATGTTGCTGGTTTTAAAAGTGGTTTCTTAAAGGCAATGAGTGAAGCTTTTAAGGATTCAAAGGTAAGCAAAAAAGATGTTCCAAATCTTACATTAGATGATTTTAAGGAGGGTTTAACAGCGGTAATTTCTATTAAGGTTCCAGAACCTCAATTTGAAGGTCAAACTAAAGGGAAATTGGGAAATTCTTATATAAAAAAAATTGTTGAAACTATTGTACATAATGAGCTTTTGAAAGTTATTGGTGATAATCTTTTAGAAGTAGATATTATTCTTAATAAGGCAATAAGAGCTGCTCGTGCTCGTGAGGCTGCAAGAAAAGCAAGAGAGTCTGAGAGAAAAAAAAGTGCATTTGAAAGCTTGGCATTGCCTGGCAAATTGGCAGATTGTGCATCTAAAAACCCGGTTGAAAGGGAAATTTATATTGTGGAAGGGGATTCTGCAGGAGGAAGTGCAAAAATGGGAAGAGATAGGTTTTATCAAGCTATCTTGCCATTGTGGGGTAAAATGCTTAATGTTGAAAAAACACGGGAAGATAAGGTTATTACAAATGATAAGCTTATTCCAATAATTGCATCTCTTGGTGCTGGAGTTGGAAAGAATTTTTATATTGAAAAACTTCGTTATCATAAGATTATTATTATGGCTGATGCCGATGTTGATGGGTCTCATATTCGAACATTGCTTCTTACTTTTTTCTTTCGTTACATGAGGGAGTTAATTGATAATGGACATGTATATATAGCTATGCCACCTCTTTATAAAATTAAGTATGAAAATAGTGTTCATTACTTTTATGATGATTCGGAAAAGGAAATTTTTTTAAGCTCTATCGAGACTGGCAAAAGGGATAAAATTAGTCTTCAAAGGTATAAGGGGCTTGGTGAAATGAATCCTACACAACTTTGGGAAACTACTATGAATCCTGCTACTAGAAAAATGAAATTAATAGAGATAGATGATGCTATACAGGCTGAGAATATTTTTGTTACTCTTATGGGAGATGATGTTGAGCCTAGAAGAGAATTTATTGAGCAGAATGCGCTTGATGTAGTAAATCTTGATGTGTGA
- the dnaA gene encoding chromosomal replication initiator protein DnaA: protein MQEGKNIWSLILAAIRKELSEEEFYIWFENLYFIDATDESIKISAPNSFHKNQVEKRFSKRIKEILTEKGHNTINVEFINPPNEFKTHSMELKNTSLKDISIQQDSSEKRTILNTHTKNIIENTKYYVIKEDIHTKYRNPFLKKKYTFENFIIGPNNKLAYNASLSIAKNPGKKYNPCLIYGGVGLGKTHLLQSIGNKTEELHKEFKILYVTAENFLNEFVESIKTNETKRFKKKYRHLDMLLIDDIHDLQKKEGIQEELFHTFNALYEDNKQMVFTCDRQPSELINFTDRLKSRFTRGLNVDISKPNFELRVAIIEKKAEEDGIKVPKNILNLVAKKVTTNIRDLEAAVTKLKAHIDLEDIEIDTSIVDKIIKEIIAYENDNTNTNNTINIESIKKVILRELKLTNKDIEGNSKKPEITKARHIYAYLLRNFTELSTIEIGKIIGGKTHSTVLYSINKIDKERNNDLEINNLIIELMNKINKN from the coding sequence ATGCAAGAGGGAAAAAACATATGGAGCTTAATTTTAGCAGCAATAAGGAAAGAACTTTCTGAAGAAGAATTTTACATATGGTTTGAAAATTTATATTTCATAGATGCAACTGATGAGAGTATAAAAATATCTGCTCCAAATTCTTTTCATAAAAACCAAGTAGAAAAAAGATTTTCCAAAAGAATAAAAGAAATTCTCACTGAAAAAGGCCACAATACGATTAATGTTGAATTTATAAATCCACCAAATGAATTCAAGACTCATAGCATGGAATTAAAAAACACTTCACTCAAAGACATTTCTATACAACAAGATTCATCTGAAAAAAGAACAATACTTAACACTCACACAAAGAACATAATAGAGAATACAAAATACTACGTTATAAAAGAAGACATTCATACAAAATATAGAAATCCTTTTCTTAAAAAGAAATACACATTTGAAAATTTCATTATAGGTCCAAATAATAAGCTTGCATATAATGCAAGCTTATCAATTGCAAAAAATCCTGGTAAAAAATATAATCCATGTCTAATTTATGGTGGAGTTGGTCTTGGCAAAACACACTTACTCCAAAGTATAGGAAACAAAACAGAAGAATTACATAAAGAATTTAAAATACTTTACGTAACTGCTGAAAATTTTTTAAATGAATTTGTAGAAAGTATAAAAACAAATGAAACAAAAAGATTTAAGAAAAAATACCGACACCTAGATATGTTATTAATAGATGATATTCATGATTTACAAAAAAAAGAAGGTATACAAGAAGAGCTTTTTCACACTTTCAATGCTCTTTATGAAGACAATAAACAAATGGTATTTACATGCGACAGACAACCCTCAGAACTCATCAATTTTACAGATAGATTAAAAAGCAGATTTACAAGGGGACTTAATGTCGATATATCAAAACCAAACTTTGAATTAAGAGTGGCAATTATAGAAAAAAAAGCAGAAGAAGATGGAATAAAAGTTCCAAAAAACATTCTCAACTTAGTTGCTAAAAAAGTTACAACAAATATAAGAGATCTTGAAGCTGCTGTAACAAAATTAAAAGCTCACATAGACCTTGAAGATATAGAAATCGACACTAGCATAGTAGACAAAATAATTAAAGAGATAATAGCTTATGAAAACGATAACACAAATACAAATAACACAATTAACATTGAAAGTATAAAAAAAGTTATCTTAAGGGAATTAAAACTTACAAATAAAGACATTGAAGGTAACAGCAAAAAACCTGAAATCACAAAAGCAAGACACATTTATGCTTATCTTCTGAGGAATTTTACAGAGCTTTCAACAATTGAAATAGGTAAAATCATTGGAGGAAAAACCCATTCAACAGTACTTTATTCGATAAATAAGATAGATAAAGAGAGAAACAATGATCTAGAAATTAACAATTTAATCATAGAACTTATGAACAAAATCAACAAAAACTAG